A genome region from Bacteroidota bacterium includes the following:
- a CDS encoding T9SS type A sorting domain-containing protein yields the protein LSLIFVTFISIFITTISFAQISLNKEEGNKTKNTELKNNIKTVELKTTIKPNFKQAYSNETDYVFSKTLVSQTGNAILFPGEYSAFEINPSTQNIKFIKPDYGFDSDCNQAIERSPDWLRDDLIRQFRKLTKYYLDDDYASLINNADDNIVDEVAFQVAFLSYESLKDSRFRQQKEMLVENAQFIYDIVDSLKYVRLKEYGSFSTGDYYTTTEYRIVINPGDTVWKEIPKDIYYWYVVHPKLHDEGVYQKSNNSSTQQKTYGYFWRNYIWNNPNKNYDYTFVNKTGPQGTINTIQRFGEIIQKPEVLWERNETYYIFNRQYKNSDNALNVIGNWASRAIPVDAVLPRTVQPNQALFENNGNCGEDTYLLSATSRTALVPFLYTGSSGEDHVWGMIWDEDWYHYEFFRGGLEKSGWGFTSTLKGGTYESSGWTMSIVEGYRPDGASFVQTNYYTDISTLKINVVDKNGLPIDGAKVMFWCKPGPYYNPGWQKSAFQWTNHLGSVEIEIGDKKEYGIQVYHHNYGTIPSTTTLYPVISPKAMKDKKYEETATFDNAEMPLLKISDNYYLPKSSDIGISINFNAEEILVGTNNRDVQNSQFAYKLEDKGAVSFFLCDENNYDKFINGENFESFQYKKHIVSGKMVLPLPNNDKWYFVFSNQEATTNYEYLEASCELVSNPTKLSTQDILSSSFKVYPNPANKTIFIESEIAIRKACILDITGKKVIEKTFSQNKNTIQIEKLESGFYFVQVFDENNNCIRTDRILKIGSDK from the coding sequence TTAAGCTTAATCTTTGTTACTTTTATTTCCATTTTTATAACAACAATTTCTTTTGCTCAAATATCTTTGAACAAAGAAGAAGGAAATAAAACAAAAAACACTGAATTAAAAAATAACATTAAAACAGTTGAATTAAAAACGACAATAAAACCCAATTTCAAACAAGCATATTCAAATGAAACAGACTATGTTTTTTCAAAAACCCTTGTTTCTCAAACAGGAAATGCAATACTTTTTCCCGGTGAATATTCAGCTTTTGAGATTAATCCATCTACACAAAATATTAAATTTATAAAACCCGATTATGGTTTTGACAGTGATTGTAATCAAGCAATAGAGCGTTCTCCTGATTGGTTAAGAGATGATCTTATTCGCCAGTTCAGAAAATTAACAAAATATTATTTAGATGATGATTATGCCTCTTTAATAAACAATGCTGATGATAATATAGTTGATGAAGTGGCTTTTCAGGTGGCTTTTCTGTCTTATGAATCACTTAAAGATTCTCGTTTCCGACAACAAAAAGAAATGCTTGTTGAAAATGCACAATTCATTTACGATATTGTTGATTCACTAAAATATGTAAGACTAAAGGAATACGGAAGTTTTTCAACAGGAGATTATTATACAACAACAGAGTATAGAATTGTGATAAATCCGGGAGATACTGTTTGGAAAGAAATTCCAAAAGACATTTATTACTGGTATGTTGTTCATCCAAAATTACATGATGAGGGAGTTTATCAAAAGAGTAACAATTCAAGTACACAACAAAAAACTTATGGTTATTTCTGGCGAAATTATATTTGGAATAATCCTAATAAAAATTACGATTACACATTCGTTAATAAAACAGGACCTCAGGGTACTATCAATACAATTCAAAGATTTGGAGAAATCATTCAAAAACCTGAAGTGCTTTGGGAAAGAAATGAAACTTATTATATTTTCAATCGTCAATATAAAAATTCGGATAATGCATTGAATGTAATTGGAAACTGGGCATCAAGGGCTATTCCTGTTGATGCTGTGTTACCACGAACAGTTCAGCCAAACCAAGCTCTTTTTGAAAACAATGGTAATTGTGGTGAAGACACCTATTTGCTAAGTGCTACTTCACGAACTGCATTAGTACCTTTTCTTTACACAGGCTCATCAGGAGAAGACCACGTTTGGGGAATGATTTGGGATGAAGATTGGTATCATTACGAATTTTTTAGAGGAGGTCTTGAAAAAAGCGGTTGGGGATTTACTTCTACCTTAAAAGGAGGAACATACGAAAGTAGCGGTTGGACAATGTCGATAGTGGAAGGATACAGACCAGATGGAGCTTCATTTGTTCAAACAAATTATTACACGGATATTTCAACTCTTAAAATAAATGTTGTTGATAAAAACGGATTACCAATTGATGGAGCAAAAGTTATGTTTTGGTGCAAGCCCGGTCCTTATTACAATCCAGGATGGCAAAAAAGTGCATTTCAATGGACAAATCATCTTGGAAGTGTAGAGATTGAAATTGGAGATAAAAAAGAATACGGAATACAAGTTTATCATCATAATTACGGAACAATTCCAAGCACAACCACTCTCTATCCTGTGATTTCGCCCAAAGCAATGAAAGATAAAAAATATGAAGAAACTGCTACTTTTGATAATGCCGAGATGCCTTTATTAAAAATTTCAGATAATTATTATCTTCCTAAAAGCAGTGATATTGGAATAAGCATTAATTTTAATGCAGAAGAAATTTTAGTAGGAACCAATAATAGAGATGTGCAAAACAGTCAATTTGCTTACAAACTTGAGGATAAAGGTGCTGTTTCATTTTTCCTTTGTGATGAAAATAATTATGATAAATTTATTAATGGTGAAAACTTTGAATCTTTTCAATACAAAAAACACATTGTTAGTGGAAAGATGGTTTTACCACTTCCGAATAATGACAAATGGTATTTTGTTTTTTCAAATCAGGAAGCAACAACAAATTATGAATACCTTGAAGCAAGTTGTGAGCTTGTAAGCAATCCGACAAAGTTGAGTACACAAGATATACTGTCTTCATCATTTAAAGTTTATCCAAATCCTGCTAACAAAACCATTTTTATTGAAAGTGAAATTGCTATCCGTAAAGCTTGCATACTTGACATTACCGGCAAAAAAGTAATTGAAAAAACATTTTCGCAAAATAAAAACACAATTCAAATAGAAAAATTAGAATCCGGATTTTATTTTGTTCAAGTATTTGATGAAAATAATAATTGTATAAGAACAGATAGAATATTAAAAATTGGGAGTGATAAGTAA